One part of the Dyadobacter sp. 676 genome encodes these proteins:
- a CDS encoding sigma-70 family RNA polymerase sigma factor: protein MVDNDKAGHLLLALQNGDAEAFTAIYKAYWYDMFLVAYRKLRNKEAAEEIVQDIFLRLWRERDTLYIGNLNYYLFAAVRYEVIDHIRTRGRTFEYLDHEAFPGIQDLNTENQLALDELLRVIDECLHILPEKTSEIFRLHKLEYWSISRIAARFGLSEKAVEYHLTKSVRAMRTHLKEVMVLLLATWGLF, encoded by the coding sequence ATGGTGGATAACGACAAAGCCGGCCACCTGCTCCTCGCATTGCAAAATGGGGATGCGGAAGCGTTTACGGCGATTTACAAAGCCTACTGGTACGACATGTTCCTCGTGGCGTACCGTAAGCTGCGAAACAAGGAAGCGGCGGAGGAAATTGTGCAGGACATTTTCCTGCGGCTGTGGCGGGAACGCGATACACTGTACATCGGGAACCTGAACTACTACCTTTTCGCGGCCGTGCGCTACGAGGTCATCGATCACATCCGTACCAGAGGCCGTACCTTCGAGTACCTCGATCATGAAGCATTCCCCGGCATTCAGGATTTAAACACCGAAAACCAGCTGGCGCTCGACGAGTTGCTGCGGGTGATTGATGAATGCCTGCATATTCTGCCCGAAAAAACAAGTGAAATTTTCAGGCTCCACAAACTGGAATACTGGTCGATCTCCCGCATAGCCGCCCGTTTCGGGCTGTCGGAAAAGGCGGTTGAATACCATCTCACCAAATCCGTACGCGCAATGCGGACGCACCTGAAAGAAGTAATGGTACTCCTGCTCGCCACCTGGGGACTATTCTGA
- a CDS encoding FecR family protein, with product MNKKEWQALLLKYREGNCTKEEILKVHLWYENLHADELAVLDEREKREMEERMLGKLAAETSGMGLAEPVIVRTWWRRAVVYLSAAAALLVVISFWTLFGNRRATQHVAREKVFVQAPNSRLITEKNNTDVPKRLTLSDRSTVTLEPGASIVFPATFSGDKRTVQLSGNAFFEITRNPDQPFLVYSGKIITRVLGTSFRIKTNAKDKALEVEVVTGKVSVFENREAFSEIDPVDNQDNGVVLTPNQRVTYFPESRHLMTGLVPEPVKATEAAKEAQMIFNDEKLEGIVETLQEAYGIEIVFANDRLAHCTFTGDLTDMPLYDKLALVCKSNGADYEVKGTRILINGRGCD from the coding sequence ATGAACAAAAAAGAATGGCAGGCCCTGCTCCTGAAATACCGGGAAGGGAACTGCACGAAAGAGGAAATATTGAAAGTCCATTTATGGTATGAAAACCTTCATGCCGACGAACTGGCGGTGCTCGATGAGCGGGAAAAGCGTGAAATGGAGGAGCGAATGCTGGGCAAGCTCGCAGCGGAAACGTCCGGAATGGGGCTTGCCGAGCCGGTTATCGTGCGGACATGGTGGCGCCGTGCAGTAGTGTACTTGTCCGCGGCTGCGGCCCTACTCGTGGTAATCAGTTTTTGGACGCTATTCGGCAACCGGAGGGCGACACAGCACGTGGCGCGGGAAAAAGTGTTCGTTCAGGCACCGAACAGCCGGCTGATTACGGAGAAAAACAACACCGACGTACCGAAACGGTTGACGCTGAGCGATCGGAGTACGGTGACCCTGGAACCGGGGGCCAGCATTGTTTTTCCGGCGACATTCTCCGGCGACAAGCGCACGGTACAACTTTCGGGAAATGCATTTTTTGAGATAACCCGTAATCCCGACCAGCCTTTCCTTGTGTACAGCGGCAAAATCATCACCCGGGTGCTTGGAACCAGTTTCAGGATCAAAACCAATGCGAAAGATAAGGCGCTGGAGGTGGAGGTTGTAACCGGTAAGGTTTCCGTATTTGAAAACCGTGAGGCATTCAGTGAAATAGATCCGGTTGATAATCAGGATAATGGCGTGGTGCTGACGCCAAATCAGCGGGTCACCTATTTCCCCGAAAGCCGGCATTTGATGACCGGACTGGTACCCGAACCGGTAAAAGCGACAGAAGCTGCGAAAGAAGCCCAAATGATTTTCAACGACGAAAAGCTGGAAGGAATCGTGGAGACATTGCAGGAGGCTTACGGCATCGAGATCGTGTTCGCGAACGACCGTCTGGCACATTGCACGTTCACGGGCGATCTGACGGATATGCCGCTTTATGATAAGCTGGCGCTTGTTTGCAAATCCAACGGGGCCGATTACGAAGTGAAAGGTACGCGCATCCTGATCAACGGTCGCGGCTGCGACTGA
- a CDS encoding TonB-dependent receptor — protein MKITFAQILFAVVFTTLTHAASEGRAQEVMERMVTIHAQNAELRNVLKDIEEQADVKFAYSQKNIRAERTVDVHINRQKLSAALSTLLDPLHIAYELTAGRILLTAEVGAVSAPLEPQDPVDLRTSVNVGLVKGKVVDENNAGLPGVSVIIKGTQKGTTTDQEGAFAIEVAERAGAVLVFSFVGYKPQEVALGSQTTLNVTMQPDNQSLEEVVVVGYGSVRKSDLTGSVSSIKSDAIREMPVTSVDQAIQSRAPGVQVTQTSGAPGGGISIRVRGANSINSGSEPLYVIDGFPIYPDNGALGTSGNRQPTNAMATINPNEIESIEILKDASATSIYGSRGANGVILITTKRGKEGQSRVDYDGSYSFQTIAREVDVLNGADYARYINMLERSQGGNPRYTDAQIAQIGAGTNWWDVISRTGALSNHQLSFTGGTKGMRYAFVGNYLDNKGIIKNTDFNRYGFRMNLDNDFLKGKATLTNSWSFNRSGSSNVPTDRGGPGGIVITALGLDPTGPVYDQNGGYQYASYDQRFMTNPLAEAVEGYDRDYTNRLFGTSALSVNILDGLKFRTSLGLDIVNARRTTFYNNFTYLGRQNGRELQKANRNSNNILNENILTYNKEIAKGHYLDVTLGYTYQKEINYFESNATRGLPSDDIDAVNMQNGSRPLVPTSGRVEWELMSVLGRINYNLKDRYLLTVTLRRDGSSKFGPNNKWATFPSAAVGWRIVNEDFFKNSGLGNAFDDFKIRASYGLTGNSQIPVYRSVAGLISYNYVFGAVPTLVSGYGPNRIPNSDLKWESTSMLNVGLDFALLNNRLSLTIDAFKNKTTDLLLDVSIPQSTGFSTIMLNSGSLSNKGLEFSANYKLISNNALTWDVGGNVSILRNKILDLGKSTPFFSGTPSGHLGVLGSWVEGGNPIGVWSGYNYIGLFQSDEEGKSYSAKAGYPKYEDVNGDGKYTTDDFKIIGDPNPKLTWGFNTNLKYKGFDLAVFFRGVHGNKIRNLQQSEMADGVQKINQIANILTDSWTPENPNASRPVIDGRRDFISFRRSSFFIQDGSFVRLQNLALGYTLPIKSAYIRNARVYVSGQNLFLITKYKGFDPEVNNQGQNNLNRGDDYDAYPRARMFTLGVNLGI, from the coding sequence ATGAAAATAACATTTGCCCAAATCCTTTTTGCAGTGGTTTTCACAACGCTCACCCACGCCGCGAGCGAGGGACGGGCGCAGGAAGTCATGGAGAGAATGGTGACAATCCACGCACAGAACGCCGAATTGAGAAATGTCCTCAAGGATATCGAGGAGCAGGCCGACGTGAAGTTCGCTTACAGCCAGAAAAACATCCGGGCGGAGCGTACAGTGGATGTGCATATCAACCGCCAGAAACTCTCGGCGGCGTTAAGTACATTGCTTGATCCTCTGCACATCGCCTATGAGCTTACAGCAGGGCGCATTCTGCTTACAGCGGAGGTCGGTGCGGTTTCCGCGCCGTTGGAGCCGCAAGACCCTGTGGATCTGCGGACTTCTGTAAATGTCGGGCTGGTTAAAGGAAAAGTAGTGGACGAAAACAATGCCGGCCTGCCGGGTGTGAGTGTGATTATCAAAGGCACACAGAAGGGCACGACCACCGACCAGGAAGGCGCGTTCGCAATCGAAGTGGCCGAGCGGGCCGGTGCGGTGCTGGTTTTCAGTTTTGTTGGATATAAACCACAGGAAGTGGCTTTGGGTAGTCAAACGACATTGAATGTAACAATGCAGCCCGACAACCAGTCGCTCGAAGAGGTAGTGGTGGTAGGTTATGGCTCGGTGCGGAAAAGCGACCTCACAGGTTCCGTATCCAGTATCAAGAGCGACGCCATCCGCGAAATGCCGGTGACGTCGGTGGACCAGGCGATCCAGTCGCGGGCGCCGGGTGTGCAGGTGACGCAAACGTCGGGTGCGCCCGGGGGCGGTATTTCCATTCGGGTGCGCGGTGCGAACTCGATCAACAGCGGTAGCGAGCCGCTTTACGTGATCGACGGTTTTCCTATTTATCCCGATAACGGCGCATTGGGCACCAGCGGCAACCGCCAGCCTACCAATGCGATGGCGACGATCAATCCCAATGAAATCGAATCCATTGAAATACTCAAAGACGCCTCCGCAACCTCCATTTACGGTTCACGGGGTGCCAATGGTGTGATTTTGATTACTACCAAGCGGGGAAAAGAAGGCCAGAGCCGTGTCGATTACGATGGCTCTTATTCCTTTCAGACCATCGCACGCGAAGTGGATGTGCTGAATGGCGCTGACTATGCTCGTTACATTAATATGCTGGAACGCAGTCAGGGCGGTAACCCGCGCTATACCGATGCACAAATCGCGCAAATCGGAGCCGGTACCAACTGGTGGGACGTTATTTCGCGTACAGGCGCACTTTCCAATCATCAGCTTTCGTTCACGGGCGGTACCAAGGGAATGCGGTATGCATTTGTAGGAAATTATCTGGATAACAAAGGCATTATCAAAAATACCGATTTCAACCGCTACGGTTTCCGGATGAACCTGGACAACGACTTCCTCAAAGGAAAAGCGACCTTAACCAATAGCTGGTCGTTCAACCGGTCGGGCAGCAGCAATGTGCCTACCGACCGCGGCGGACCGGGCGGTATTGTAATTACCGCGTTGGGCCTCGATCCTACCGGGCCGGTTTACGATCAGAACGGCGGTTACCAGTATGCGAGCTACGACCAGCGTTTTATGACCAACCCATTGGCGGAGGCCGTGGAGGGTTATGACAGGGACTATACCAACCGCCTTTTCGGTACTTCGGCACTAAGCGTCAATATTCTGGATGGCCTGAAATTCCGTACGAGCCTTGGCCTCGACATCGTGAATGCCCGTCGGACCACATTTTATAACAACTTCACTTACCTCGGCCGCCAGAATGGCCGTGAGTTGCAGAAGGCCAACCGGAACTCTAACAACATCCTGAATGAGAACATTTTAACCTATAATAAAGAGATTGCTAAAGGGCATTACCTGGACGTGACGCTCGGCTACACTTATCAAAAGGAGATCAATTATTTCGAATCCAATGCTACCCGCGGGCTGCCCTCGGACGATATCGACGCTGTGAATATGCAGAACGGCAGCCGGCCGCTGGTACCCACTTCCGGGCGCGTGGAATGGGAACTGATGTCGGTGCTCGGGCGGATCAACTACAATTTAAAAGACCGCTATTTGCTCACCGTAACGCTTCGCCGCGATGGCTCTTCGAAATTCGGACCGAATAATAAATGGGCGACATTCCCGTCGGCGGCGGTCGGCTGGCGCATTGTGAACGAGGATTTTTTCAAAAATTCGGGCCTGGGCAATGCATTCGATGATTTCAAAATCCGCGCAAGCTATGGGCTTACCGGTAATTCGCAAATCCCGGTCTACCGTTCGGTGGCTGGTTTGATATCCTACAATTATGTTTTCGGTGCGGTACCGACGCTCGTTTCGGGCTACGGCCCCAACCGGATCCCGAACTCTGACTTGAAATGGGAAAGCACCTCGATGCTCAATGTGGGCCTGGACTTCGCGTTACTGAATAACCGTCTCAGCCTGACGATCGACGCATTCAAAAACAAAACGACCGATTTGCTCCTCGACGTTTCCATTCCGCAAAGCACGGGTTTCAGCACGATTATGCTCAACTCCGGCTCCCTCAGCAACAAGGGGCTCGAATTCTCCGCGAATTATAAGCTGATCAGTAACAATGCGTTGACCTGGGATGTGGGCGGTAACGTGTCGATCCTGCGCAATAAGATCCTTGACCTCGGCAAAAGCACGCCTTTCTTTTCCGGCACTCCCAGCGGTCACCTCGGCGTGCTGGGCAGCTGGGTAGAGGGCGGCAATCCGATCGGCGTTTGGAGCGGATACAACTACATTGGGTTGTTCCAGTCCGACGAGGAAGGAAAAAGCTATTCCGCCAAAGCCGGTTATCCCAAATATGAGGACGTGAACGGCGACGGCAAATACACCACCGACGACTTCAAGATCATCGGCGATCCCAACCCGAAACTGACATGGGGCTTCAATACCAACCTGAAATACAAAGGCTTCGACCTCGCGGTATTCTTCCGGGGTGTGCACGGCAACAAGATCCGCAACCTGCAACAGTCCGAAATGGCTGACGGCGTACAGAAAATCAATCAGATAGCCAATATCCTGACCGACTCCTGGACGCCGGAAAATCCGAATGCTTCCCGTCCGGTAATCGATGGCCGCCGCGACTTCATTTCCTTCCGCCGGTCGTCATTCTTCATCCAGGACGGCTCGTTCGTGCGTTTGCAGAATCTTGCGCTCGGGTATACGCTCCCGATCAAGAGCGCCTACATACGCAATGCGCGCGTTTACGTGAGCGGGCAGAATCTCTTTTTGATCACCAAATACAAAGGTTTCGATCCCGAAGTGAACAACCAGGGCCAGAACAACCTCAACCGCGGCGACGACTACGACGCCTACCCGCGGGCCCGCATGTTCACATTGGGCGTGAATCTTGGTATTTAA